One genomic segment of Ferrimonas sp. YFM includes these proteins:
- a CDS encoding LysR family transcriptional regulator, with protein sequence MHQVTLDDIRLVNQIARLGSFARAADSLSLPRPSVTRRVKQLEAHLGVTLFQRSTRQLSLTQEGEAFLEHSLNIEQHWQTATEQMKSASGEPVGRLRVSALGLFNRVIAGPVLSRFVKTYPGIDLELKSTWSPPDATKFDVDLMFNTKPLEDKSFINEPLSLTQRDFYASRDYLERKGVPDSITELADHDLVVLNYTDFKDGDWLWQDGEQQKTLQVKSNLMLDEAEAALQMTLLGHGICWLPDFCCEKYLESGEMVRLFEGRHATPGPLWAIYPRTPFENQRLRLFIEMARDSQLLGKPAPAQM encoded by the coding sequence ATGCATCAAGTGACTCTCGATGACATTCGCCTGGTAAACCAGATTGCCCGCCTGGGCAGCTTTGCCCGAGCCGCCGACTCCCTCTCCCTGCCCAGACCCAGCGTTACCCGCAGGGTCAAACAGCTGGAAGCCCACCTGGGCGTCACCCTGTTTCAGCGCTCCACCCGTCAGTTGTCCCTGACCCAAGAGGGAGAAGCCTTCCTGGAACACAGCCTCAACATCGAGCAGCACTGGCAAACCGCCACCGAGCAGATGAAGAGCGCCAGCGGCGAGCCTGTAGGCCGACTCAGGGTCAGTGCCCTGGGCCTGTTCAACCGGGTCATTGCCGGCCCGGTACTGTCCCGCTTCGTCAAAACCTACCCGGGCATCGATCTGGAGCTCAAGTCCACCTGGTCACCGCCAGATGCCACCAAGTTCGATGTGGATCTGATGTTCAACACCAAGCCCCTGGAGGACAAGAGCTTCATCAATGAGCCCCTCTCCCTGACCCAGAGGGACTTCTACGCCAGTCGCGACTACCTGGAGCGAAAGGGGGTCCCTGACAGCATCACCGAGTTGGCCGACCACGATCTGGTGGTACTCAACTACACCGATTTCAAGGATGGAGACTGGCTTTGGCAAGATGGAGAGCAGCAGAAGACCCTGCAGGTCAAAAGCAACCTGATGCTGGATGAGGCGGAAGCCGCCCTGCAGATGACCCTGTTGGGTCACGGCATCTGCTGGTTACCGGATTTCTGCTGCGAGAAGTACCTGGAAAGCGGCGAGATGGTGCGCCTGTTTGAGGGCCGCCATGCCACTCCTGGCCCCCTGTGGGCCATCTACCCCAGAACCCCCTTTGAAAACCAGCGACTGAGGTTGTTTATCGAGATGGCCAGGGACAGTCAACTGCTGGGCAAGCCTGCCCCGGCCCAGATGTGA
- a CDS encoding outer membrane protein transport protein gives MATTSLSAQASGILRDDTASAYLGSAGAGRATDTSAGAAFNNPAGLAYLQQREVQGTLLLIEDSFTFHDQGSTGTNPDYEHRRKSTDYGVGLSGGGSLFYGQPLGEDWGFGLALASPAGGATDFGDNWVGSNFIESVEVMIGVAQASLGYRINDQWSVGASLGVSYMSWELTLDPFPDAEETLKLDDTELAWALGLLYRPWQHTSLGLRYVAGVEHQLRGDTAMSTPMGPVHDKATQQFNLADLVTLSVEHKLTPALSLLADIEWAQWSDMDRSLIEHDNGPTILVPRNWQDAWSGALGVHYQVSPTLTLKTGIAYDESAMSKANHKLDPPVDRQIAYAAGLSWALTPSTQLDLSYQYLDLGDIEVNQAIEGFDPVAGQPFSQTVSGHSEAHVHILSLGLAHRF, from the coding sequence ATGGCAACCACTTCACTGTCTGCGCAAGCCAGTGGCATCCTGCGTGACGACACCGCATCCGCCTATCTGGGCAGCGCAGGTGCCGGACGAGCCACCGACACCAGCGCCGGTGCCGCCTTCAACAACCCGGCAGGCCTGGCCTATCTGCAGCAGCGTGAGGTTCAGGGCACACTGCTGCTGATTGAGGACAGCTTCACCTTCCATGACCAGGGCTCAACCGGCACCAACCCGGACTATGAACACAGACGCAAGAGCACCGACTATGGCGTGGGACTCAGCGGCGGCGGCTCCCTGTTTTATGGTCAGCCTTTAGGTGAGGACTGGGGCTTCGGACTGGCCCTGGCTTCCCCGGCCGGGGGCGCCACCGACTTTGGTGACAACTGGGTGGGATCCAACTTCATCGAATCGGTGGAGGTAATGATCGGCGTCGCTCAGGCCTCTTTGGGCTACCGCATCAATGATCAATGGTCAGTGGGAGCCAGTCTGGGCGTCAGTTACATGAGTTGGGAGCTGACCCTGGATCCCTTCCCCGACGCCGAAGAAACCCTGAAGCTGGACGACACCGAGCTGGCCTGGGCCCTGGGCCTGCTTTACCGCCCCTGGCAACACACCAGCCTGGGGCTGCGTTACGTGGCCGGCGTCGAGCACCAGCTTCGGGGCGACACCGCCATGTCCACCCCTATGGGACCGGTGCACGATAAAGCCACCCAGCAATTTAATCTGGCGGACCTGGTGACCTTGAGCGTGGAGCACAAGCTCACACCGGCTCTCAGCCTGCTGGCAGACATCGAGTGGGCCCAGTGGTCTGATATGGACCGAAGCCTGATTGAACACGACAATGGTCCCACCATCCTGGTGCCCCGCAACTGGCAGGACGCCTGGAGCGGCGCCCTGGGTGTCCATTATCAGGTCTCCCCTACGCTGACGCTAAAAACCGGCATCGCCTACGACGAGTCCGCCATGTCCAAGGCCAACCATAAGCTGGACCCACCGGTGGACCGGCAAATCGCTTACGCCGCTGGCCTGAGCTGGGCCCTGACCCCCAGCACTCAGCTGGACCTCAGCTACCAGTACCTGGATCTGGGCGACATCGAAGTGAATCAGGCCATCGAAGGATTTGACCCAGTCGCCGGTCAACCCTTCAGCCAGACGGTATCCGGGCACTCAGAAGCCCATGTGCATATCCTGAGCCTGGGGCTGGCACACAGGTTCTAA
- a CDS encoding nitroreductase family protein, which produces MQPHDRIPLDDFVEYDADEMVQRSSEHLAHLRRRHSIRSFSNRAVPQEVIENCLLAAGSAPSGANHQPWHFVAISSDEVKKQIREHAELQERGFYDEKRAGEEWLKALKPLGTDANKPYLEIAPWLIAVFSKKRGGMHDDGETTNYYVHESVGIATGFLLNALHTSGLATLTHTPKPMSFLSKVCGRGDNERPYMLIVAGYPAEGATIPLHATHKKSLEEISSFL; this is translated from the coding sequence ATGCAGCCCCACGACCGTATTCCCCTCGATGACTTTGTCGAATATGACGCTGATGAGATGGTTCAGCGTTCCTCCGAGCATCTGGCACACCTGCGCAGGCGCCACTCCATTCGCAGTTTCTCGAATCGTGCTGTTCCCCAGGAGGTGATTGAGAATTGCCTGCTGGCCGCTGGCAGCGCCCCCAGCGGTGCCAACCACCAGCCCTGGCACTTTGTGGCCATCAGCTCTGACGAGGTGAAAAAGCAGATTCGAGAGCATGCAGAGCTTCAGGAGCGGGGGTTCTATGACGAGAAGCGAGCAGGGGAGGAGTGGCTTAAAGCCTTAAAACCTCTGGGCACCGATGCCAACAAACCCTATCTGGAGATCGCTCCCTGGCTGATTGCGGTATTCAGCAAGAAGCGGGGCGGGATGCACGATGATGGGGAGACCACCAACTACTATGTGCATGAGTCGGTGGGCATCGCCACCGGATTTCTGCTCAATGCGCTGCACACCAGCGGCCTGGCGACCCTGACCCACACCCCTAAGCCGATGAGCTTCCTCTCCAAGGTGTGTGGTCGTGGTGACAATGAGCGCCCCTATATGCTGATTGTGGCGGGCTACCCGGCTGAGGGGGCCACCATCCCCCTTCATGCGACCCACAAGAAGTCCCTTGAGGAGATCTCTAGCTTCCTGTGA